Proteins found in one Patagioenas fasciata isolate bPatFas1 chromosome 13, bPatFas1.hap1, whole genome shotgun sequence genomic segment:
- the MTSS2 gene encoding protein MTSS 2 isoform X6, giving the protein METAEKECGALGGLFQAIINDMKSSYPIWEDFNSKATKLHSQLRTTVLAAVAFLDAFQKVADMATNTRGATRDIGSALTRMCMRHRSIEAKLRQFTNALMESLINPLQDRIEDWKKTANQLDKDHAKEYKRARHEIKKKSSDTLKLQKKARKELLGKGDLQPQLDNALQDVNDMYLLLEETEKQAVRKALIEERGRFCTFITFLQPVVNGELTMLGEITHLQGIIEDLVVLTAEPHKLPPASEQVIKDLKGSDYSWSYQTPPSSPSSSSSRKSSMCSLAQPPAATTRLSSVSSHDSGFISQDTAYSKPPSPMPSDITSQKSSSSASSEASETCQSVSECSSPTSDWSKASAYDQPVVPPVQRRKDRVEHLREAEMGSSPGGYLAIGTEDAPRPRMSPATIAAKHGEEVSPAASDLAMVLTRGLSLEHQKSSRDSLQYSSGYSTQTTTPSCSEDTIPSQGSDYDCYSVNGDVECDPQSDFDKSSTIPRNSNIAQNYRRMIQTKRPASTAGLPTGTNLPAGTTPGVATIRRTPSTKPSVRRTLSNAGPIPIRPPIVPVKTPTVPDSPGYTGPTRVGSEECVFYADDASPNPLDFAKASPKRLSLPNTAWGGGAMEISVYPGATQHLSAEEEEDQQLAANRHSLVEKIGELVAGAHALGEGQFPFPTALAGSGPSEETPVPPPAASMDPPAEDMLVAIRRGVRLRRTITNDRSAPRIL; this is encoded by the exons ATGGAGACGGCGGAGAAGGAGTGCGGAGCCCTCGGCGGCCTCTTCCAAGCCATCATCAACGACATGAAG AGTTCCTACCCCATCTGGGAGGACTTCAATTCGAAGGCCACCAAGCTGCACTCCCAGCTCAG GACCACGGTGCTGGCTGCAGTCGCCTTCCTGGATGCCTTCCAGAAAGTGGCTGACATGGCCACCAACACCCGAG GTGCTACCAGGGACATCGGCTCCGCGCTGACCCGCATGTGCATGCGGCACCGCAGCATCGAGGCCAAGCTCCGGCAGTTCACCAA CGCCCTCATGGAGAGCCTGATCAACCCTTTGCAGGACAGgattgaggactggaagaaaactgCCAACCAGCTGGACAAAGACCATGCGAAAG AGTACAAGCGAGCCCGCCATGAGATCAAGAAAAAATCCTCTGACACCCTCAAGCTCCAGAAAAAAGCTCGCAAAG AGCTGCTTG GGAAGGgggacctgcagccccagctggacAATGCGCTGCAGGACGTCAATGACATGTACCTGCTGCTGGAGGAGACAGAGAAGCAGGCGGTCCGCAAAGCCCTCATCGAGGAGCGGGGTCGCTTCTGCACCTTCATCACCTTCCTGCAGCCCGTGGTG AATGGGGAGCTCACCATGCTGGGGGAGATCACCCACCTGCAGGGCATCATTGAGGACCTGGTGGTGCTCACTGCTGAGCCCCACAAGCTGCCCCCCGCCAGCGAGCAG GTGATCAAGGACCTGAAGGGCTCTGACTACAGCTGGTCCTACCAGACGCCCCCGTCCTCGCCAAGCAGCTCCAGCTCTCGCAAGTCCAGCATGTGCAG CCTGGCGCAGCCCCCCGCCGCCACCACCCGCCTCTCCAGCGTCTCCTCCCACGACTCCGGCTTCATCTCCCAGGACACCGCTTACTCCAAACCACCGTCCCCCATGCCCTCGGACATCACCAGCCAG AAATCCTCCAGCTCAGCATCCTCAGAGGCCTCCGAAACCTGCCAGTCAGTCAGCGAGTGCAGCTCCCCCACATCG GACTGGTCCAAGGCCAGTGCCTACGACCAGCCAGTGGTCCCCCCCGTGCAGCGGCGCAAGGACCGTGTGGAGCACCTGCGGGAAGCAGAGATGGGCTCGTCCCCTGGTGGATACCTGGCCATCGGCACTGAGGACGCTCCCAGGCCCCGCATGTCACCGGCTACCATTGCTGCCAAG CATGGGGAGGAGGTGTCCCCTGCCGCCAGCGACCTGGCCATGGTCTTGACGCGGGGGCTGAGCCTGGAGCACCAGAAGAGCAGCCGGGATTCGCTGCAGTACTCCAGTGGGTACAGCACCCAGACCACCACCCCCTCCTGCTCTGAGGACACCATCCCTTCCCAAG gtTCTGACTACGACTGCTACTCGGTGAACGGCGACGTGGAATGTGACCCCCAGAGTGACTTCGACAAGTCCTCCACCATCCCGCGCAACAGCAACATCGCCCAGAACTACCGGCGGATGATCCAGACCAAGCGTCCCGCCTCCACTGCCGGGCTGCCCACTGGCACCAACCTACCGGCCGGCACCACCCCAGGGGTGGCCACCATCCGCCGCACACCCTCCACCAAGCCCTCAGTCCGCCGTACCCTCTCCAACGCCGGCCCCATCCCCATCCGACCCCCCATCGTCCCCGTGAAGACCCCCACGGTGCCCGACTCCCCTGGCTACACCGGCCCCACGCGGGTGGGCAGCGAAGAGTGCGTCTTCTATGCCGATGACGCCTCACCAAACCCCCTGGATTTTGCCAAAGCTTCGCCCAAGCGGCTGAGCCTTCCCAACACGGCCTGGGGTGGTGGTGCCATGGAGATCTCCGTCTACCCTGGCGCCACCCAGCACCTCTccgctgaggaagaggaggaccaACAGTTGGCTGCCAACCGGCACAGCTTGGTGGAGAAGATTGGCGAGCTGGTGGCTGGCGCTCACGCCCTGGGAGAAGGCCAGTTCCCCTTCCCCACCGCCCTCGCGGGGTCCGGCCCCAGTGAGgagacccctgtgccccccccagcaGCCTCCATGGACCCCCCAGCCGAAGACATGCTGGTGGCCATCCGGCGCGGGGTGCGCCTGCGCAGGACCATCACCAACGACAGGTCGGCCCCGCGGATATTGTGA
- the MTSS2 gene encoding protein MTSS 2 isoform X1, with product METAEKECGALGGLFQAIINDMKSSYPIWEDFNSKATKLHSQLRTTVLAAVAFLDAFQKVADMATNTRGATRDIGSALTRMCMRHRSIEAKLRQFTNALMESLINPLQDRIEDWKKTANQLDKDHAKEYKRARHEIKKKSSDTLKLQKKARKELLGKGDLQPQLDNALQDVNDMYLLLEETEKQAVRKALIEERGRFCTFITFLQPVVNGELTMLGEITHLQGIIEDLVVLTAEPHKLPPASEQVIKDLKGSDYSWSYQTPPSSPSSSSSRKSSMCSSVSSAKGGVAWPGGAQTCSPSSTYRYRSLAQPPAATTRLSSVSSHDSGFISQDTAYSKPPSPMPSDITSQKSSSSASSEASETCQSVSECSSPTSDWSKASAYDQPVVPPVQRRKDRVEHLREAEMGSSPGGYLAIGTEDAPRPRMSPATIAAKHGEEVSPAASDLAMVLTRGLSLEHQKSSRDSLQYSSGYSTQTTTPSCSEDTIPSQGSDYDCYSVNGDVECDPQSDFDKSSTIPRNSNIAQNYRRMIQTKRPASTAGLPTGTNLPAGTTPGVATIRRTPSTKPSVRRTLSNAGPIPIRPPIVPVKTPTVPDSPGYTGPTRVGSEECVFYADDASPNPLDFAKASPKRLSLPNTAWGGGAMEISVYPGATQHLSAEEEEDQQLAANRHSLVEKIGELVAGAHALGEGQFPFPTALAGSGPSEETPVPPPAASMDPPAEDMLVAIRRGVRLRRTITNDRSAPRIL from the exons ATGGAGACGGCGGAGAAGGAGTGCGGAGCCCTCGGCGGCCTCTTCCAAGCCATCATCAACGACATGAAG AGTTCCTACCCCATCTGGGAGGACTTCAATTCGAAGGCCACCAAGCTGCACTCCCAGCTCAG GACCACGGTGCTGGCTGCAGTCGCCTTCCTGGATGCCTTCCAGAAAGTGGCTGACATGGCCACCAACACCCGAG GTGCTACCAGGGACATCGGCTCCGCGCTGACCCGCATGTGCATGCGGCACCGCAGCATCGAGGCCAAGCTCCGGCAGTTCACCAA CGCCCTCATGGAGAGCCTGATCAACCCTTTGCAGGACAGgattgaggactggaagaaaactgCCAACCAGCTGGACAAAGACCATGCGAAAG AGTACAAGCGAGCCCGCCATGAGATCAAGAAAAAATCCTCTGACACCCTCAAGCTCCAGAAAAAAGCTCGCAAAG AGCTGCTTG GGAAGGgggacctgcagccccagctggacAATGCGCTGCAGGACGTCAATGACATGTACCTGCTGCTGGAGGAGACAGAGAAGCAGGCGGTCCGCAAAGCCCTCATCGAGGAGCGGGGTCGCTTCTGCACCTTCATCACCTTCCTGCAGCCCGTGGTG AATGGGGAGCTCACCATGCTGGGGGAGATCACCCACCTGCAGGGCATCATTGAGGACCTGGTGGTGCTCACTGCTGAGCCCCACAAGCTGCCCCCCGCCAGCGAGCAG GTGATCAAGGACCTGAAGGGCTCTGACTACAGCTGGTCCTACCAGACGCCCCCGTCCTCGCCAAGCAGCTCCAGCTCTCGCAAGTCCAGCATGTGCAG CAGCGTTAGCAGTGCCAAGGGTGGTGTGGCGTGGCCCGGCGGGGCTCAGACCTGCTCACCCAGTTCCACCTATCGCTACCGCAGCCTGGCGCAGCCCCCCGCCGCCACCACCCGCCTCTCCAGCGTCTCCTCCCACGACTCCGGCTTCATCTCCCAGGACACCGCTTACTCCAAACCACCGTCCCCCATGCCCTCGGACATCACCAGCCAG AAATCCTCCAGCTCAGCATCCTCAGAGGCCTCCGAAACCTGCCAGTCAGTCAGCGAGTGCAGCTCCCCCACATCG GACTGGTCCAAGGCCAGTGCCTACGACCAGCCAGTGGTCCCCCCCGTGCAGCGGCGCAAGGACCGTGTGGAGCACCTGCGGGAAGCAGAGATGGGCTCGTCCCCTGGTGGATACCTGGCCATCGGCACTGAGGACGCTCCCAGGCCCCGCATGTCACCGGCTACCATTGCTGCCAAG CATGGGGAGGAGGTGTCCCCTGCCGCCAGCGACCTGGCCATGGTCTTGACGCGGGGGCTGAGCCTGGAGCACCAGAAGAGCAGCCGGGATTCGCTGCAGTACTCCAGTGGGTACAGCACCCAGACCACCACCCCCTCCTGCTCTGAGGACACCATCCCTTCCCAAG gtTCTGACTACGACTGCTACTCGGTGAACGGCGACGTGGAATGTGACCCCCAGAGTGACTTCGACAAGTCCTCCACCATCCCGCGCAACAGCAACATCGCCCAGAACTACCGGCGGATGATCCAGACCAAGCGTCCCGCCTCCACTGCCGGGCTGCCCACTGGCACCAACCTACCGGCCGGCACCACCCCAGGGGTGGCCACCATCCGCCGCACACCCTCCACCAAGCCCTCAGTCCGCCGTACCCTCTCCAACGCCGGCCCCATCCCCATCCGACCCCCCATCGTCCCCGTGAAGACCCCCACGGTGCCCGACTCCCCTGGCTACACCGGCCCCACGCGGGTGGGCAGCGAAGAGTGCGTCTTCTATGCCGATGACGCCTCACCAAACCCCCTGGATTTTGCCAAAGCTTCGCCCAAGCGGCTGAGCCTTCCCAACACGGCCTGGGGTGGTGGTGCCATGGAGATCTCCGTCTACCCTGGCGCCACCCAGCACCTCTccgctgaggaagaggaggaccaACAGTTGGCTGCCAACCGGCACAGCTTGGTGGAGAAGATTGGCGAGCTGGTGGCTGGCGCTCACGCCCTGGGAGAAGGCCAGTTCCCCTTCCCCACCGCCCTCGCGGGGTCCGGCCCCAGTGAGgagacccctgtgccccccccagcaGCCTCCATGGACCCCCCAGCCGAAGACATGCTGGTGGCCATCCGGCGCGGGGTGCGCCTGCGCAGGACCATCACCAACGACAGGTCGGCCCCGCGGATATTGTGA
- the MTSS2 gene encoding protein MTSS 2 isoform X8, with the protein METAEKECGALGGLFQAIINDMKSSYPIWEDFNSKATKLHSQLRTTVLAAVAFLDAFQKVADMATNTRGATRDIGSALTRMCMRHRSIEAKLRQFTNALMESLINPLQDRIEDWKKTANQLDKDHAKEYKRARHEIKKKSSDTLKLQKKARKELLGKGDLQPQLDNALQDVNDMYLLLEETEKQAVRKALIEERGRFCTFITFLQPVVVIKDLKGSDYSWSYQTPPSSPSSSSSRKSSMCSSVSSAKGGVAWPGGAQTCSPSSTYRYRSLAQPPAATTRLSSVSSHDSGFISQDTAYSKPPSPMPSDITSQKSSSSASSEASETCQSVSECSSPTSDWSKASAYDQPVVPPVQRRKDRVEHLREAEMGSSPGGYLAIGTEDAPRPRMSPATIAAKHGEEVSPAASDLAMVLTRGLSLEHQKSSRDSLQYSSGYSTQTTTPSCSEDTIPSQGSDYDCYSVNGDVECDPQSDFDKSSTIPRNSNIAQNYRRMIQTKRPASTAGLPTGTNLPAGTTPGVATIRRTPSTKPSVRRTLSNAGPIPIRPPIVPVKTPTVPDSPGYTGPTRVGSEECVFYADDASPNPLDFAKASPKRLSLPNTAWGGGAMEISVYPGATQHLSAEEEEDQQLAANRHSLVEKIGELVAGAHALGEGQFPFPTALAGSGPSEETPVPPPAASMDPPAEDMLVAIRRGVRLRRTITNDRSAPRIL; encoded by the exons ATGGAGACGGCGGAGAAGGAGTGCGGAGCCCTCGGCGGCCTCTTCCAAGCCATCATCAACGACATGAAG AGTTCCTACCCCATCTGGGAGGACTTCAATTCGAAGGCCACCAAGCTGCACTCCCAGCTCAG GACCACGGTGCTGGCTGCAGTCGCCTTCCTGGATGCCTTCCAGAAAGTGGCTGACATGGCCACCAACACCCGAG GTGCTACCAGGGACATCGGCTCCGCGCTGACCCGCATGTGCATGCGGCACCGCAGCATCGAGGCCAAGCTCCGGCAGTTCACCAA CGCCCTCATGGAGAGCCTGATCAACCCTTTGCAGGACAGgattgaggactggaagaaaactgCCAACCAGCTGGACAAAGACCATGCGAAAG AGTACAAGCGAGCCCGCCATGAGATCAAGAAAAAATCCTCTGACACCCTCAAGCTCCAGAAAAAAGCTCGCAAAG AGCTGCTTG GGAAGGgggacctgcagccccagctggacAATGCGCTGCAGGACGTCAATGACATGTACCTGCTGCTGGAGGAGACAGAGAAGCAGGCGGTCCGCAAAGCCCTCATCGAGGAGCGGGGTCGCTTCTGCACCTTCATCACCTTCCTGCAGCCCGTGGTG GTGATCAAGGACCTGAAGGGCTCTGACTACAGCTGGTCCTACCAGACGCCCCCGTCCTCGCCAAGCAGCTCCAGCTCTCGCAAGTCCAGCATGTGCAG CAGCGTTAGCAGTGCCAAGGGTGGTGTGGCGTGGCCCGGCGGGGCTCAGACCTGCTCACCCAGTTCCACCTATCGCTACCGCAGCCTGGCGCAGCCCCCCGCCGCCACCACCCGCCTCTCCAGCGTCTCCTCCCACGACTCCGGCTTCATCTCCCAGGACACCGCTTACTCCAAACCACCGTCCCCCATGCCCTCGGACATCACCAGCCAG AAATCCTCCAGCTCAGCATCCTCAGAGGCCTCCGAAACCTGCCAGTCAGTCAGCGAGTGCAGCTCCCCCACATCG GACTGGTCCAAGGCCAGTGCCTACGACCAGCCAGTGGTCCCCCCCGTGCAGCGGCGCAAGGACCGTGTGGAGCACCTGCGGGAAGCAGAGATGGGCTCGTCCCCTGGTGGATACCTGGCCATCGGCACTGAGGACGCTCCCAGGCCCCGCATGTCACCGGCTACCATTGCTGCCAAG CATGGGGAGGAGGTGTCCCCTGCCGCCAGCGACCTGGCCATGGTCTTGACGCGGGGGCTGAGCCTGGAGCACCAGAAGAGCAGCCGGGATTCGCTGCAGTACTCCAGTGGGTACAGCACCCAGACCACCACCCCCTCCTGCTCTGAGGACACCATCCCTTCCCAAG gtTCTGACTACGACTGCTACTCGGTGAACGGCGACGTGGAATGTGACCCCCAGAGTGACTTCGACAAGTCCTCCACCATCCCGCGCAACAGCAACATCGCCCAGAACTACCGGCGGATGATCCAGACCAAGCGTCCCGCCTCCACTGCCGGGCTGCCCACTGGCACCAACCTACCGGCCGGCACCACCCCAGGGGTGGCCACCATCCGCCGCACACCCTCCACCAAGCCCTCAGTCCGCCGTACCCTCTCCAACGCCGGCCCCATCCCCATCCGACCCCCCATCGTCCCCGTGAAGACCCCCACGGTGCCCGACTCCCCTGGCTACACCGGCCCCACGCGGGTGGGCAGCGAAGAGTGCGTCTTCTATGCCGATGACGCCTCACCAAACCCCCTGGATTTTGCCAAAGCTTCGCCCAAGCGGCTGAGCCTTCCCAACACGGCCTGGGGTGGTGGTGCCATGGAGATCTCCGTCTACCCTGGCGCCACCCAGCACCTCTccgctgaggaagaggaggaccaACAGTTGGCTGCCAACCGGCACAGCTTGGTGGAGAAGATTGGCGAGCTGGTGGCTGGCGCTCACGCCCTGGGAGAAGGCCAGTTCCCCTTCCCCACCGCCCTCGCGGGGTCCGGCCCCAGTGAGgagacccctgtgccccccccagcaGCCTCCATGGACCCCCCAGCCGAAGACATGCTGGTGGCCATCCGGCGCGGGGTGCGCCTGCGCAGGACCATCACCAACGACAGGTCGGCCCCGCGGATATTGTGA